In Synechococcus sp. CB0101, a genomic segment contains:
- a CDS encoding pitrilysin family protein, whose product MSQEAVQQLELPGGCPVWLLQRPGAGILSAKLWMRGGSSADPSGQRGAAQLLAGVLSRGCGELSGDALADLVEGCGAGLRCEAAEDGTLLSLKCASSDAEALLPLLLLMVRRPWLVEDQINLERQLNLQTLQRQKEDPFQLAHDQLRRLLYGEGPYGHDALGVEADLQAIDRSQLDALAGAYGQAGAVLVLTGELPPQAQDLLLAGLDGEAWPCVAPQRLAGPRGLKQAQLACSEDDTEQLVLMLGASTTALGAPHALALRLLHCHLGVGMSSRLFVALREEHGLAYDVGVHYPARLGDAPFVFHLSTSSDRAAQATRELLAEWQRLLDQAITADDLQLALAKFRGQEALGRQTSSQLADRHALVLGHGLPFNFADRCLEEAAELTTDHLLQAARELLTAPSLSLCGPRAAITQAEAVWQSHSLGG is encoded by the coding sequence ATGAGCCAAGAAGCGGTGCAACAGCTGGAGCTGCCGGGCGGATGCCCGGTGTGGTTATTGCAGCGGCCAGGGGCCGGGATCCTCTCCGCCAAGTTGTGGATGCGTGGCGGCAGCAGCGCAGACCCCAGCGGTCAGCGCGGCGCAGCGCAGCTGCTGGCGGGAGTGCTGAGCCGTGGTTGCGGTGAGCTCAGCGGCGATGCCCTCGCCGATCTGGTGGAAGGATGCGGCGCCGGCCTGCGCTGTGAAGCCGCTGAAGACGGCACCCTGTTGAGCCTCAAGTGCGCCAGCAGTGATGCGGAAGCCTTGCTGCCGCTCTTGCTGCTGATGGTGCGGCGGCCCTGGCTGGTGGAAGACCAGATCAACCTGGAGCGCCAACTCAATCTCCAGACCCTCCAACGCCAAAAGGAGGATCCCTTCCAGCTCGCCCACGACCAACTGCGCCGCCTGCTCTACGGCGAAGGTCCCTACGGCCATGACGCCCTGGGCGTGGAGGCGGACCTGCAAGCGATCGATCGATCCCAGCTCGACGCGCTGGCCGGCGCCTACGGCCAGGCCGGAGCGGTGCTGGTGCTCACCGGCGAACTGCCGCCCCAGGCGCAGGACCTACTCCTGGCTGGTCTTGATGGCGAAGCCTGGCCCTGTGTGGCTCCCCAGCGCCTGGCGGGCCCCAGGGGGCTGAAACAAGCGCAGCTGGCCTGCAGTGAAGACGACACCGAACAACTGGTGCTGATGCTCGGTGCGAGCACCACCGCCCTGGGAGCACCCCATGCGCTGGCGTTGCGGCTGCTGCACTGTCATCTGGGGGTTGGCATGTCGAGCCGCCTGTTCGTGGCGCTTCGCGAAGAACACGGCCTCGCCTACGACGTGGGGGTTCATTACCCAGCCCGCTTGGGGGATGCCCCCTTCGTGTTCCACCTCTCCACCAGCAGCGACCGCGCCGCCCAAGCCACCCGGGAACTGCTGGCCGAGTGGCAACGCCTCCTGGACCAAGCGATCACAGCGGATGACCTGCAGCTCGCCCTGGCCAAATTCCGAGGCCAAGAGGCCCTCGGCCGCCAGACCAGCAGTCAGCTGGCCGATCGCCATGCCCTGGTGCTGGGCCACGGCCTGCCCTTCAACTTCGCCGATCGCTGCCTGGAGGAAGCGGCTGAGCTCACCACCGACCATCTCCTCCAGGCCGCCCGTGAACTGCTCACCGCACCGAGCCTGAGCCTGTGCGGACCGCGCGCTGCCATCACCCAAGCCGAGGCTGTGTGGCAAAGCCACAGCCTCGGCGGCTGA
- a CDS encoding NAD(P)H dehydrogenase assembly family protein, translating into MTDPASPALPFSVGSRVRLRELPSFLKSADPMPMLRPPDLVDAQEEGEVVGLRALEQLAVRFRRGTFLLEARQLEPVSD; encoded by the coding sequence ATGACGGATCCCGCCTCGCCGGCGCTGCCCTTTTCAGTTGGGAGCCGCGTTCGTTTGCGGGAACTGCCCTCTTTCCTGAAGAGTGCCGATCCGATGCCGATGTTGCGCCCACCCGATCTGGTCGATGCCCAGGAGGAGGGCGAGGTGGTGGGCTTGCGGGCCCTGGAGCAACTGGCCGTGCGTTTCCGCCGGGGCACGTTTCTGTTGGAAGCCCGGCAACTCGAGCCTGTCAGCGACTGA
- a CDS encoding biotin transporter BioY — protein MVASDWQPVRALTNWSGALAGLLLIVCGSLVQAALPSFGPNGFSLIALPITLQVPALLLTALVCGARSAMLAGVAYISLGLFQLPVFQAGGGVTYLLDPGFGYIAGFLPAAWLTGRLAKQGGMDNLLSLTAASMLGLLVLQLCGLANLLLGGLVGRWNGALPQLLISYSFGPLIPQLLLCCAVALLALGLRRVLLLES, from the coding sequence ATGGTGGCCAGCGACTGGCAACCCGTGCGAGCCCTCACCAATTGGAGCGGTGCCCTCGCCGGACTGTTGCTGATCGTGTGCGGGAGCTTGGTGCAGGCGGCCCTCCCCAGCTTCGGCCCCAACGGTTTCAGCCTGATCGCCTTGCCGATCACCCTGCAGGTGCCGGCCTTGCTGCTCACGGCCCTGGTGTGTGGGGCCCGCTCGGCCATGTTGGCGGGGGTGGCTTACATCAGCCTCGGCCTGTTTCAACTGCCTGTTTTTCAGGCTGGCGGTGGGGTCACCTATCTCCTCGACCCGGGCTTCGGCTACATCGCCGGCTTTTTACCGGCGGCATGGCTCACCGGTCGCTTGGCCAAGCAGGGCGGGATGGACAACCTGCTCAGCCTGACCGCTGCCTCCATGCTCGGCCTGCTGGTGTTGCAACTGTGTGGCCTGGCGAACCTGCTCCTGGGCGGTCTGGTGGGGCGCTGGAATGGAGCCCTGCCGCAGCTGTTGATCAGCTACAGCTTTGGCCCGTTGATCCCCCAGCTGCTGTTGTGTTGTGCCGTGGCGCTGTTGGCCCTCGGGCTGCGGCGTGTGCTGCTGCTCGAGTCATGA
- the lspA gene encoding signal peptidase II, translated as MIRPVYLTALVVVVSDQLSKLWALQHLSGRGVAPLLPGLLQQRLVFNTGAAFSMLEGNAFGLGLVSAAVAVGLVWWIQTSGPLSRWQSLGLGLLLGGAIGNGLDRMRLGSVVDFLEFVPIQFPVFNLADTAINLAVVCLLIDLLRRQDGRHDRPAR; from the coding sequence ATGATCCGGCCGGTGTATCTCACCGCCCTGGTGGTGGTGGTGAGCGATCAGCTCAGCAAGCTCTGGGCTCTGCAGCACCTCAGCGGCCGCGGCGTGGCGCCGCTCCTGCCGGGCCTGCTTCAGCAGCGGCTGGTGTTCAACACCGGCGCCGCCTTCAGCATGCTGGAGGGCAACGCCTTCGGTCTGGGCCTGGTGAGTGCCGCAGTGGCCGTGGGGCTGGTGTGGTGGATCCAAACGAGCGGCCCCCTCAGCCGTTGGCAGAGCCTGGGCCTGGGCTTGCTCTTGGGTGGGGCGATCGGCAATGGGCTCGATCGCATGCGCCTGGGCAGCGTGGTGGATTTTCTGGAGTTTGTGCCCATTCAGTTCCCGGTGTTCAACCTGGCGGACACCGCGATCAACCTGGCGGTGGTGTGTCTGCTGATCGATCTGCTGCGCCGGCAGGATGGGCGTCATGACCGCCCGGCCCGCTGA